In Pleurodeles waltl isolate 20211129_DDA chromosome 5, aPleWal1.hap1.20221129, whole genome shotgun sequence, one genomic interval encodes:
- the KCTD21 gene encoding BTB/POZ domain-containing protein KCTD21, with product MSDPITLNVGGKIYTTSLSTLTSYPDSMLGAMFSGKMPTKKDSQGNCFIDRDGKVFRYILNFLRTSHLDLPEDFQEMGLLKREADFYQVQPLMEALLEKEVELSKAEKNAMLNISLEQKKQTVHFTVREAPQIYSLSSSNMEVFSANIFSTSCLFLKLLGSKLYYYFNGNLSSVTSYLDDPNHLTLGWVANVDGLPEEEYTRQDLKRLWVIPTGKQINSFQVFVEEVLKIAMSDGFCVDSSHPHSSDFMNNKIIRLLRYR from the coding sequence ATGTCTGATCCTATAACATTGAATGTGGGAGGGAAAATTTACACCACATCTTTGTCTACTCTAACAAGTTATCCAGATTCCATGCTTGGTGCTATGTTTAGTGGAAAAATGCCAACCAAGAAGGACAGCCAAGGTAACTGTTTTATAGACCGGGATGGTAAAGTATTTCGATACATCCTGAATTTCTTAAGAACTTCTCATTTGGATCTCCCTGAGGATTTTCAAGAAATGGGATTGCTTAAAAGAGAAGCAGATTTTTATCAGGTTCAACCACTGATGGAAGCCCTGCTGGAAAAAGAGGTAGAgctttcaaaggcagagaagaatgCTATGTTAAACATAAGTCTAGAGCAGAAGAAACAGACCGTGCATTTCACTGTCCGGGAAGCACCTCAGATTTACAGCTTATCTTCATCAAACATGGAAGTATTCAGTGCTAACATTTTCAGCACATCTTGCTTATTTCTGAAGCTTCTGGGATCCAAACTGTATTACTACTTCAACGGCAATCTTTCATCTGTTACAAGTTACCTAGATGACCCTAACCACTTGACTTTGGGTTGGGTTGCAAATGTGGATGGTCTGCCTGAAGAGGAGTATACACGGCAAGACTTGAAGAGACTCTGGGTCATTCCAACTGGCAAGCAAATTAATAGCTTCCAGGTATTTGTGGAAGAGGTGCTAAAAATAGCCATGAGCGATGGCTTTTGTGTTGATTCCTCCCATCCACATTCTTCTGATTTTATGAATAACAAAATAATTCGACTACTCcgttacaggtaa